The proteins below are encoded in one region of Sminthopsis crassicaudata isolate SCR6 chromosome 1, ASM4859323v1, whole genome shotgun sequence:
- the OSBP2 gene encoding oxysterol-binding protein 2 isoform X8 translates to MKHPESEERVVKACRDFLELAEIHSRKWQRALQYEQEQRIRLEETIEQLARQHNSLERACRGAPANPQSENLTQGPGDTKKDTSPVPVLGGLSGWWRRRAHTRHRRIFGKASCRRAGATGEISDEDEDTEYFDAMEDSSFITVITDPKDSRSAEGGNEESPVDEWNAEDHVFGNVSRKVGIPPKVKRRTRIPDKPNYNINLWSIMKNCIGKELSKIPMPVNFNEPLSMLQRLTEDLEYHDLLDKAVKCENSTEQMCFVAAFSVSSYSTTVNRIAKPFNPMLGETYELDQMEEMGFRSLCEQVSHHPPAAAHHVFSKNGWTLWQEITISSKFRGKYLSIMPLGDIHLEFHASGNHYIWRKSTSTVHNIIVGKLWIDQTGDIEIINHKTKDKCLLKFTPYSYFSKDYTRKVTGVVTDSKEKAHYVLSGSWDEKMECAKIVQSSHSSPSTEGKQKMVYQTLPAKILWKKYPLPENAENMYYFSELALILNEPEEGVAPTDSRWRPDQRLMENGHWDEANAEKQRLEEKQRMIRRKRLESSGQEPLEEGKDELYKPLWFEKKLDPFTGMEAYVYKGGYWEAKEQQNWAMCPDIF, encoded by the exons GCTTGTCGGGACTTCTTGGAACTAGCAGAAATACACAGTCGGAAATGGCAAAGAGCCCTACAATATGAGCAGGAGCAAAGGATCCGCCTGGAAGAGACCATCGAACAGTTAGCCAGACAGCATAACAGCCTGGAACGTGCCTGCCGAGGAGCCCCCGCCAACCCCCAGTCTGAAAACCTCACCCAGG GTCCTGGGGACACCAAGAAAGACACAAGCCCAGTCCCTGTCCTCGGGGGGCTCTCGGGCTGGTGGCGGAGACGAGCACACACAAGACACAGACGAATATTCGGAAAGGCCTCCTGCAGGCGGGCAG GGGCCACAGGGGAGATCAGTGACGAAGATGAGGATACAGAGTATTTTGACGCCATGGAAGATTCGTCTTTCATCACAGTAATCACAGACCCTAAAGACAGCAG ATCTGCTGAAGGTGGGAATGAGGAGAGCCCAGTGGATGAGTGGAACGCTGAGGACCAT GTGTTTGGGAACGTCTCGCGCAAAGTGGGCATCCCACCCAAAGTCAAGAGGAGGACACGCATCCCTGACAAACCTAACTATAACATTAACCTCTGGAGCATAATGAAGAACTGCATCGGCAAAGAGCTGTCCAAGATCCCCATGCCT GTGAATTTTAACGAGCCTCTGTCCATGCTCCAGCGACTGACCGAGGACCTGGAGTACCACGATCTGCTGGACAAGGCCGTCAAGTGCGAGAACTCCACAGAGCAGATGTGCTTCGTGGCCGCCTTCTCAGTGTCTTCCTACTCCACTACCGTCAACCGCATAGCTAAGCCATTCAATCCCATGCTGGGAGAAACGTATGAGCTGGACCAGATGGAAGAAATGGGCTTCCGTTCCCTCTGTGAGCAG GTGAGTCACCACCCTCCTGCAGCTGCCCACCATGTGTTCTCCAAAAATGGCTGGACCCTGTGGCAGGAAATCACCATCTCCAGCAAGTTCCGGGGCAAATATCTCTCCATTATGCCACTAG gTGACATTCACCTAGAATTCCATGCCAGCGGGAATCATTACATCTGGCGGAAAAGTACCTCTACTGTGCACAATATCATTGTGGGCAAGCTCTGGATTGATCAG ACAGGAGACATAGAGATAATTAACCATAAGACAAAGGATAAGTGTCTACTGAAGTTTACACCCTACAGCTACTTCTCAAAAGACTACACCCGGAAG GTGACCGGGGTGGTGACAGACAGCAAAGAGAAAGCCCATTATGTCCTGTCGGGCTCGTGGGATGAGAAGATGGAGTGCGCCAAGATCGTCCAGAGCAGCCACAGCAGCCCCAGCACAGAGGGCAAACAGAAGATGGTCTACCAGACCCTGCCGGCCAAGATCCTGTGGAAGAAGTACCCTCTGCC GGAGAACGCCGAGAACATGTATTACTTCTCGGAGCTGGCCTTGATCCTGAACGAGCCCGAGGAGGGCGTGGCCCCCACGGACAGCCGGTGGCGGCCGGACCAGCGCCTCATGGAGAACGGCCACTGGGACGAGGCCAACGCCGAGAAGCAGCGGCTGGAGGAGAAGCAGCGGATGATCCGCCGGAAGCGCCTCGAGTCCAGTGGCCAAGAGCCGCTGGAAGAAG GGAAGGACGAGCTGTACAAGCCCCTGTGGTTCGAGAAGAAGCTGGACCCCTTCACCGGCATGGAGGCCTATGTCTACAAGGGAGGCTACTGGGAGGCGAAGGAGCAGCAGAACTGGGCCATGTGCCCGGACATCTTCTGA
- the OSBP2 gene encoding oxysterol-binding protein 2 isoform X9, with amino-acid sequence MINACRDFLELAEIHSRKWQRALQYEQEQRIRLEETIEQLARQHNSLERACRGAPANPQSENLTQGPGDTKKDTSPVPVLGGLSGWWRRRAHTRHRRIFGKASCRRAGATGEISDEDEDTEYFDAMEDSSFITVITDPKDSRSAEGGNEESPVDEWNAEDHVFGNVSRKVGIPPKVKRRTRIPDKPNYNINLWSIMKNCIGKELSKIPMPVNFNEPLSMLQRLTEDLEYHDLLDKAVKCENSTEQMCFVAAFSVSSYSTTVNRIAKPFNPMLGETYELDQMEEMGFRSLCEQVSHHPPAAAHHVFSKNGWTLWQEITISSKFRGKYLSIMPLGDIHLEFHASGNHYIWRKSTSTVHNIIVGKLWIDQTGDIEIINHKTKDKCLLKFTPYSYFSKDYTRKVTGVVTDSKEKAHYVLSGSWDEKMECAKIVQSSHSSPSTEGKQKMVYQTLPAKILWKKYPLPENAENMYYFSELALILNEPEEGVAPTDSRWRPDQRLMENGHWDEANAEKQRLEEKQRMIRRKRLESSGQEPLEEGKDELYKPLWFEKKLDPFTGMEAYVYKGGYWEAKEQQNWAMCPDIF; translated from the exons GCTTGTCGGGACTTCTTGGAACTAGCAGAAATACACAGTCGGAAATGGCAAAGAGCCCTACAATATGAGCAGGAGCAAAGGATCCGCCTGGAAGAGACCATCGAACAGTTAGCCAGACAGCATAACAGCCTGGAACGTGCCTGCCGAGGAGCCCCCGCCAACCCCCAGTCTGAAAACCTCACCCAGG GTCCTGGGGACACCAAGAAAGACACAAGCCCAGTCCCTGTCCTCGGGGGGCTCTCGGGCTGGTGGCGGAGACGAGCACACACAAGACACAGACGAATATTCGGAAAGGCCTCCTGCAGGCGGGCAG GGGCCACAGGGGAGATCAGTGACGAAGATGAGGATACAGAGTATTTTGACGCCATGGAAGATTCGTCTTTCATCACAGTAATCACAGACCCTAAAGACAGCAG ATCTGCTGAAGGTGGGAATGAGGAGAGCCCAGTGGATGAGTGGAACGCTGAGGACCAT GTGTTTGGGAACGTCTCGCGCAAAGTGGGCATCCCACCCAAAGTCAAGAGGAGGACACGCATCCCTGACAAACCTAACTATAACATTAACCTCTGGAGCATAATGAAGAACTGCATCGGCAAAGAGCTGTCCAAGATCCCCATGCCT GTGAATTTTAACGAGCCTCTGTCCATGCTCCAGCGACTGACCGAGGACCTGGAGTACCACGATCTGCTGGACAAGGCCGTCAAGTGCGAGAACTCCACAGAGCAGATGTGCTTCGTGGCCGCCTTCTCAGTGTCTTCCTACTCCACTACCGTCAACCGCATAGCTAAGCCATTCAATCCCATGCTGGGAGAAACGTATGAGCTGGACCAGATGGAAGAAATGGGCTTCCGTTCCCTCTGTGAGCAG GTGAGTCACCACCCTCCTGCAGCTGCCCACCATGTGTTCTCCAAAAATGGCTGGACCCTGTGGCAGGAAATCACCATCTCCAGCAAGTTCCGGGGCAAATATCTCTCCATTATGCCACTAG gTGACATTCACCTAGAATTCCATGCCAGCGGGAATCATTACATCTGGCGGAAAAGTACCTCTACTGTGCACAATATCATTGTGGGCAAGCTCTGGATTGATCAG ACAGGAGACATAGAGATAATTAACCATAAGACAAAGGATAAGTGTCTACTGAAGTTTACACCCTACAGCTACTTCTCAAAAGACTACACCCGGAAG GTGACCGGGGTGGTGACAGACAGCAAAGAGAAAGCCCATTATGTCCTGTCGGGCTCGTGGGATGAGAAGATGGAGTGCGCCAAGATCGTCCAGAGCAGCCACAGCAGCCCCAGCACAGAGGGCAAACAGAAGATGGTCTACCAGACCCTGCCGGCCAAGATCCTGTGGAAGAAGTACCCTCTGCC GGAGAACGCCGAGAACATGTATTACTTCTCGGAGCTGGCCTTGATCCTGAACGAGCCCGAGGAGGGCGTGGCCCCCACGGACAGCCGGTGGCGGCCGGACCAGCGCCTCATGGAGAACGGCCACTGGGACGAGGCCAACGCCGAGAAGCAGCGGCTGGAGGAGAAGCAGCGGATGATCCGCCGGAAGCGCCTCGAGTCCAGTGGCCAAGAGCCGCTGGAAGAAG GGAAGGACGAGCTGTACAAGCCCCTGTGGTTCGAGAAGAAGCTGGACCCCTTCACCGGCATGGAGGCCTATGTCTACAAGGGAGGCTACTGGGAGGCGAAGGAGCAGCAGAACTGGGCCATGTGCCCGGACATCTTCTGA
- the OSBP2 gene encoding oxysterol-binding protein 2 isoform X10, translating to MINACRDFLELAEIHSRKWQRALQYEQEQRIRLEETIEQLARQHNSLERACRGAPANPQSENLTQGATGEISDEDEDTEYFDAMEDSSFITVITDPKDSRSAEGGNEESPVDEWNAEDHVFGNVSRKVGIPPKVKRRTRIPDKPNYNINLWSIMKNCIGKELSKIPMPVNFNEPLSMLQRLTEDLEYHDLLDKAVKCENSTEQMCFVAAFSVSSYSTTVNRIAKPFNPMLGETYELDQMEEMGFRSLCEQVSHHPPAAAHHVFSKNGWTLWQEITISSKFRGKYLSIMPLGDIHLEFHASGNHYIWRKSTSTVHNIIVGKLWIDQTGDIEIINHKTKDKCLLKFTPYSYFSKDYTRKVTGVVTDSKEKAHYVLSGSWDEKMECAKIVQSSHSSPSTEGKQKMVYQTLPAKILWKKYPLPENAENMYYFSELALILNEPEEGVAPTDSRWRPDQRLMENGHWDEANAEKQRLEEKQRMIRRKRLESSGQEPLEEGKDELYKPLWFEKKLDPFTGMEAYVYKGGYWEAKEQQNWAMCPDIF from the exons GCTTGTCGGGACTTCTTGGAACTAGCAGAAATACACAGTCGGAAATGGCAAAGAGCCCTACAATATGAGCAGGAGCAAAGGATCCGCCTGGAAGAGACCATCGAACAGTTAGCCAGACAGCATAACAGCCTGGAACGTGCCTGCCGAGGAGCCCCCGCCAACCCCCAGTCTGAAAACCTCACCCAGG GGGCCACAGGGGAGATCAGTGACGAAGATGAGGATACAGAGTATTTTGACGCCATGGAAGATTCGTCTTTCATCACAGTAATCACAGACCCTAAAGACAGCAG ATCTGCTGAAGGTGGGAATGAGGAGAGCCCAGTGGATGAGTGGAACGCTGAGGACCAT GTGTTTGGGAACGTCTCGCGCAAAGTGGGCATCCCACCCAAAGTCAAGAGGAGGACACGCATCCCTGACAAACCTAACTATAACATTAACCTCTGGAGCATAATGAAGAACTGCATCGGCAAAGAGCTGTCCAAGATCCCCATGCCT GTGAATTTTAACGAGCCTCTGTCCATGCTCCAGCGACTGACCGAGGACCTGGAGTACCACGATCTGCTGGACAAGGCCGTCAAGTGCGAGAACTCCACAGAGCAGATGTGCTTCGTGGCCGCCTTCTCAGTGTCTTCCTACTCCACTACCGTCAACCGCATAGCTAAGCCATTCAATCCCATGCTGGGAGAAACGTATGAGCTGGACCAGATGGAAGAAATGGGCTTCCGTTCCCTCTGTGAGCAG GTGAGTCACCACCCTCCTGCAGCTGCCCACCATGTGTTCTCCAAAAATGGCTGGACCCTGTGGCAGGAAATCACCATCTCCAGCAAGTTCCGGGGCAAATATCTCTCCATTATGCCACTAG gTGACATTCACCTAGAATTCCATGCCAGCGGGAATCATTACATCTGGCGGAAAAGTACCTCTACTGTGCACAATATCATTGTGGGCAAGCTCTGGATTGATCAG ACAGGAGACATAGAGATAATTAACCATAAGACAAAGGATAAGTGTCTACTGAAGTTTACACCCTACAGCTACTTCTCAAAAGACTACACCCGGAAG GTGACCGGGGTGGTGACAGACAGCAAAGAGAAAGCCCATTATGTCCTGTCGGGCTCGTGGGATGAGAAGATGGAGTGCGCCAAGATCGTCCAGAGCAGCCACAGCAGCCCCAGCACAGAGGGCAAACAGAAGATGGTCTACCAGACCCTGCCGGCCAAGATCCTGTGGAAGAAGTACCCTCTGCC GGAGAACGCCGAGAACATGTATTACTTCTCGGAGCTGGCCTTGATCCTGAACGAGCCCGAGGAGGGCGTGGCCCCCACGGACAGCCGGTGGCGGCCGGACCAGCGCCTCATGGAGAACGGCCACTGGGACGAGGCCAACGCCGAGAAGCAGCGGCTGGAGGAGAAGCAGCGGATGATCCGCCGGAAGCGCCTCGAGTCCAGTGGCCAAGAGCCGCTGGAAGAAG GGAAGGACGAGCTGTACAAGCCCCTGTGGTTCGAGAAGAAGCTGGACCCCTTCACCGGCATGGAGGCCTATGTCTACAAGGGAGGCTACTGGGAGGCGAAGGAGCAGCAGAACTGGGCCATGTGCCCGGACATCTTCTGA